The Streptomyces sp. RKAG293 genome includes a region encoding these proteins:
- a CDS encoding tryptophan 2,3-dioxygenase family protein, which produces MSETPAESPETPNLDFQGTTPYEDYVQADVLTHLQHTLSDDPGEMVFLVTTQVMELWFTVLVHEWHTAGQALRENDIPTAMAALKRSTYELESLNASWKPLAHLTPGQFNAYRSALGEGSGFQSAMYRRMEFLLGEKSASMLVPHRGSPRVYAELEKALHEPSLYDEVLGLLQRRGHDIPAELLERDLSLRYEPDPAVERAWQRIYSAAEATPEAAEATPGATAGDADLLRLGEALTEVAELVWRWRNDHLVATRRAMGSKTGTGGSAGVAWLEKRATKNVFPELWTARSHV; this is translated from the coding sequence ATGTCCGAAACACCGGCCGAGAGTCCGGAGACCCCGAACCTCGACTTCCAGGGCACCACCCCTTACGAGGACTACGTCCAGGCGGATGTCCTCACCCACCTTCAGCACACCCTCTCCGACGATCCCGGAGAGATGGTCTTCCTGGTCACCACCCAGGTCATGGAGCTGTGGTTCACCGTCCTCGTCCATGAGTGGCACACCGCGGGGCAGGCGCTCCGCGAGAACGACATCCCGACGGCGATGGCGGCGCTCAAGCGCAGCACCTACGAGCTCGAATCGCTCAACGCCTCCTGGAAGCCGCTCGCGCACCTCACCCCTGGGCAGTTCAACGCGTACCGCAGCGCGCTCGGCGAGGGCTCCGGATTCCAGTCCGCGATGTACCGGCGGATGGAGTTCCTGCTCGGCGAGAAGTCGGCGTCCATGCTCGTCCCGCACCGCGGTTCGCCGCGGGTGTACGCCGAGCTGGAGAAGGCCCTGCACGAGCCGAGCCTGTACGACGAGGTGCTCGGCCTGCTGCAGCGGCGCGGCCACGACATCCCCGCCGAACTCCTCGAACGCGATCTCTCGCTGCGCTACGAGCCCGACCCGGCCGTCGAGCGCGCCTGGCAGCGGATCTACTCCGCCGCCGAGGCCACTCCGGAAGCCGCCGAGGCCACTCCGGGGGCCACCGCCGGTGACGCCGACCTGCTGCGGCTGGGCGAGGCGCTGACCGAGGTCGCCGAGCTGGTCTGGCGCTGGCGCAACGACCATCTGGTGGCGACCCGCCGCGCGATGGGCTCCAAGACGGGCACCGGCGGCTCAGCGGGCGTGGCCTGGCTGGAGAAACGTGCCACCAAGAACGTCTTCCCCGAGCTGTGGACGGCGCGCAGCCATGTCTGA
- the kynU gene encoding kynureninase: MSDASPREEAGRLDAADGLAEIRDRFTLDETVYLDGNSLGALPTTVAPRLRDVIEREWGSLRIRSWDESGWWTAPERIGDRIGALIGAAPGQVVAGDSTSVNVFKAVVAAVRMAGEDRTEILVDAATFPTDGYLAESAARMTGRTVRPVAAGAMADAMGDRTAVALVNHVDYRTGRLHDLPGTTAAAHAAGALVVWDLCHSAGALPVGLDAHGVDLAVGCSYKYLNGGPGAPAYLYVRRDLQSRFDSPLPGWNSHADPFGMSSDYRPADGAVRGRVGTPDILSLLALDAALDVWDGVDIADVRAKSLALTDFFLACVERYVPAGRVTSITPAPHEHRGSQVALRCDDAGEVMRRLTERGVVGDYRRPDVLRFGFTPLYTRFADAERAAQVLADVLREVDEETGAKPGPEVVEAGREAGAPSGHDAVEGNR, from the coding sequence ATGTCTGACGCCTCGCCGCGGGAGGAGGCCGGACGGCTCGACGCCGCCGACGGGCTCGCCGAGATCCGCGACCGGTTCACCCTCGACGAGACCGTCTACCTGGACGGCAACTCCCTGGGCGCCCTCCCCACCACGGTCGCGCCCCGGCTGCGGGACGTCATCGAGCGCGAATGGGGCAGTCTGCGCATCCGCTCCTGGGACGAGAGCGGCTGGTGGACCGCACCCGAGCGGATCGGGGACCGCATCGGCGCGCTGATCGGCGCGGCCCCCGGCCAGGTCGTGGCCGGCGACTCCACCAGCGTCAACGTCTTCAAGGCGGTCGTGGCGGCCGTCCGGATGGCGGGGGAGGACCGCACCGAGATCCTCGTGGACGCGGCGACCTTCCCGACCGACGGCTACCTCGCCGAGTCCGCGGCCCGGATGACCGGCCGTACCGTCCGGCCCGTCGCTGCCGGGGCGATGGCGGACGCCATGGGCGACCGCACCGCCGTCGCGCTCGTCAACCACGTCGACTACCGCACCGGGCGGCTGCACGACCTGCCCGGTACGACGGCCGCCGCCCACGCGGCGGGCGCCCTGGTCGTCTGGGACCTGTGCCACAGCGCGGGCGCGCTGCCGGTCGGCCTCGACGCGCACGGCGTGGACCTCGCCGTCGGCTGCTCGTACAAGTACCTCAACGGCGGCCCCGGCGCGCCCGCGTACCTGTACGTCCGCCGTGATCTGCAGTCCCGCTTCGACTCGCCGCTGCCGGGCTGGAACTCGCACGCCGATCCCTTCGGCATGAGCTCCGACTACCGCCCCGCCGACGGCGCCGTCCGCGGCCGCGTCGGCACGCCCGACATCCTGTCGCTGCTGGCCCTCGACGCCGCGCTCGACGTCTGGGACGGCGTCGACATCGCGGACGTACGGGCCAAGAGCCTGGCCCTGACCGACTTCTTCCTCGCCTGCGTCGAGCGGTACGTGCCGGCCGGCCGGGTCACGTCGATCACCCCGGCCCCGCACGAACACCGCGGGAGCCAGGTCGCGCTGCGCTGCGACGACGCCGGCGAGGTCATGCGCCGGCTGACCGAACGCGGCGTGGTGGGCGACTACCGGCGCCCCGACGTCCTGCGCTTCGGCTTCACCCCGCTCTACACGCGGTTCGCCGACGCGGAACGCGCCGCGCAGGTGCTCGCCGACGTGCTTCGCGAGGTCGACGAGGAGACCGGTGCGAAGCCCGGCCCAGAGGTCGTGGAAGCCGGCCGCGAAGCCGGTGCGCCGTCCGGTCACGACGCCGTTGAAGGGAACCGATAA
- a CDS encoding alpha/beta hydrolase, whose amino-acid sequence MPASTPEHAAHRAPAPAGPGPADAAAKRAEAEEASAFAHAAVPPDVTAPYGELPDQIADFYRPRSAPGTAVRPAPLVVVVHGGAWRAPYDRRHISPFAAYLAGRGFAVASVEYRRGGEEPPSGGDGCAYPREDAPPAGRWPDTLDDIAAAVDTLPALAVRALGADTVDPRRVVLTGHSAGGHLALWAAARNALPLDSPWHRPSPPPLRGVVALAPIADFASAIRLRVCSDAVVQFLGGPEHVTARLPHADPAALLPTGIATTIVQGTTDNVVPPQVARAFAAAAALAGEEVTEAVLDGIGHFPLIDPAAGACAVVAEEIAQLAW is encoded by the coding sequence ATGCCGGCCTCCACGCCCGAGCACGCCGCCCACCGCGCACCGGCTCCGGCCGGCCCCGGCCCGGCGGACGCCGCCGCGAAGCGTGCGGAGGCGGAGGAGGCATCGGCCTTCGCGCACGCGGCCGTCCCCCCGGACGTGACCGCGCCCTACGGTGAACTGCCCGACCAGATCGCCGACTTCTACCGGCCGCGCAGTGCGCCCGGCACCGCCGTACGGCCCGCGCCGCTGGTCGTGGTGGTGCACGGCGGTGCCTGGCGCGCACCCTACGACCGCCGGCACATCTCGCCGTTCGCCGCCTACCTCGCCGGCCGCGGCTTCGCCGTGGCGTCGGTGGAGTACCGGCGCGGCGGCGAGGAGCCGCCGTCCGGCGGCGACGGCTGCGCCTACCCGCGCGAGGACGCCCCGCCCGCGGGCCGTTGGCCGGACACGCTCGACGACATCGCCGCCGCCGTCGACACCCTGCCCGCGCTCGCGGTGCGGGCGCTGGGCGCGGACACCGTGGACCCCCGGCGGGTCGTGCTCACCGGGCACAGCGCCGGCGGTCACCTGGCGCTGTGGGCCGCCGCCCGCAACGCCCTTCCGCTCGATTCCCCCTGGCATCGCCCCTCGCCTCCCCCGTTGCGCGGTGTCGTCGCCCTCGCGCCGATCGCGGACTTCGCGTCCGCGATCCGGCTGCGGGTCTGCTCCGACGCCGTCGTGCAGTTCCTCGGCGGCCCCGAGCACGTCACGGCGCGGCTGCCCCACGCCGATCCCGCCGCGCTGCTGCCCACCGGTATCGCCACCACCATCGTGCAGGGGACCACTGACAATGTGGTTCCGCCGCAGGTCGCGAGGGCTTTCGCGGCCGCCGCGGCACTGGCGGGCGAGGAGGTCACCGAGGCCGTGCTGGACGGCATCGGGCACTTCCCGCTGATCGATCCGGCCGCCGGCGCCTGCGCCGTCGTCGCCGAGGAGATAGCGCAACTCGCCTGGTAG
- a CDS encoding histidine kinase codes for MTDTDQTTLRTELRIARSALKGLRDDLVTDAFAFRPLPPRSTAGPVVRRLPDSARWLPHASLAVFACLLMLMGFEFESERGGAPLAAALLTGIPLVTVLFRPVGGWWLSFGAGFLSGAAGLFSEWPWSATGFVSHLVVMAFVAGRTRPRVAAEMWLLTVMLGAAFAFTTPGRMSDSFAMGFVSFLVLLTVVLVKGWRETQAKVVEQVAVTEVERSRRTVLEERTTIARELHDVVAHHMSVIAIQAEAAPYRVDDPPAELTRSFAIIRENAVAALTELRRVLGVVRADEPGRDAAFADGAPEAPQPTLANLDSLLANVRDTGADVDKVVTGAVRTLPQGVELSAYRIVQEGLSNALRHAPGAATRVEIGYVLGGLGLRVVNGPATGEVRPSHGAGHGVLGMRERVSMLGGEMTAEPTAEGGYEVTAFIPVAAEPKPEPKPDPKPGTIPKPGPEPEPERKPWPMVKSTGDPV; via the coding sequence GTGACCGACACCGACCAGACCACTCTGCGGACCGAGCTCCGGATAGCCCGGAGCGCCCTGAAGGGGCTGCGTGACGACCTGGTCACCGACGCCTTCGCCTTCCGCCCGCTGCCGCCCCGCTCCACCGCCGGCCCGGTCGTGCGCCGGCTCCCCGACTCCGCCCGCTGGCTGCCGCACGCCTCCCTGGCGGTCTTCGCCTGCCTGCTCATGCTGATGGGCTTCGAGTTCGAGAGTGAGCGGGGCGGAGCGCCACTGGCCGCCGCGCTCCTCACCGGGATTCCCCTCGTCACCGTGCTGTTCCGCCCGGTCGGCGGCTGGTGGCTGTCGTTCGGGGCCGGCTTTCTCAGCGGCGCCGCGGGCCTGTTCTCGGAATGGCCGTGGTCGGCCACCGGATTCGTCTCGCACCTGGTGGTGATGGCGTTCGTCGCCGGCCGGACCCGGCCCCGGGTGGCGGCGGAGATGTGGCTGCTGACGGTGATGCTCGGCGCGGCCTTCGCGTTCACGACGCCCGGCCGGATGTCGGACAGCTTCGCCATGGGGTTCGTGTCGTTCCTCGTCCTGCTCACCGTGGTGCTGGTCAAGGGCTGGCGGGAGACGCAGGCGAAGGTCGTCGAGCAGGTCGCGGTCACCGAGGTGGAGCGCTCGCGCCGCACCGTCCTGGAGGAGCGCACGACGATTGCCCGCGAGCTGCACGATGTCGTCGCGCACCACATGTCCGTCATCGCGATCCAGGCCGAGGCCGCGCCCTACCGCGTCGACGACCCGCCGGCCGAGCTGACCCGCAGCTTCGCGATCATCCGGGAGAACGCGGTGGCCGCCCTCACCGAGCTGCGCCGCGTCCTGGGCGTCGTACGGGCCGACGAGCCCGGTCGAGATGCGGCGTTCGCCGACGGCGCCCCCGAGGCCCCGCAGCCCACCCTCGCCAACCTCGACTCGCTGCTGGCCAACGTCAGGGACACGGGCGCGGACGTCGACAAGGTGGTGACCGGCGCCGTCCGGACGCTGCCGCAGGGTGTGGAGCTCTCCGCGTACCGGATCGTCCAGGAGGGGCTCAGCAACGCGCTGCGGCACGCTCCGGGCGCCGCCACCCGTGTCGAGATCGGCTACGTCCTCGGCGGCCTCGGCCTGCGCGTGGTCAACGGCCCGGCCACCGGGGAGGTCAGGCCGTCCCACGGCGCAGGTCACGGGGTGCTGGGCATGCGGGAGCGGGTGTCGATGCTGGGCGGCGAGATGACGGCGGAACCCACCGCCGAAGGCGGCTACGAGGTGACGGCCTTCATCCCGGTGGCCGCCGAACCGAAGCCGGAACCGAAGCCGGACCCGAAGCCCGGAACGATTCCGAAACCCGGACCGGAGCCGGAGCCGGAACGGAAGCCCTGGCCCATGGTCAAGTCCACCGGGGACCCCGTATGA
- a CDS encoding response regulator transcription factor yields the protein MTIRVLIVDDQMMVREGFSVLLNAQQDIEVVGEAVDGREAIAQVAALRPDVVLMDIRMPEVNGLEATREIVAADADAKVLVLTTFDLDEYVYQALRAGASGFLLKDASARQLGDAVRIVAAGEALLAPAVTKRLIAEFSRLGTPRPPAQDRVGDLTDRETEVLVLVAQGLSNAEIASHLVVAESTVKTHVSRVLVKLGLRDRTQAAVFAYEARLVTPGG from the coding sequence ATGACGATCCGGGTGCTGATCGTCGACGACCAGATGATGGTCCGGGAGGGCTTCTCGGTCCTGCTCAACGCGCAGCAGGACATCGAGGTCGTGGGGGAGGCGGTGGACGGCCGGGAGGCCATCGCCCAGGTGGCCGCGCTCCGTCCCGACGTCGTCCTGATGGACATCCGGATGCCCGAGGTCAACGGTCTGGAGGCGACCCGCGAGATCGTCGCGGCCGACGCCGACGCCAAGGTCCTCGTCCTGACCACGTTCGACCTGGACGAGTACGTCTACCAGGCGCTCCGCGCCGGAGCCAGCGGCTTCCTGCTCAAGGACGCCTCGGCGCGGCAGCTGGGCGACGCCGTACGGATCGTGGCGGCCGGTGAGGCGCTGCTCGCCCCGGCCGTCACCAAGCGGCTGATCGCCGAGTTCTCCCGGCTCGGTACGCCCAGGCCCCCGGCCCAGGACCGGGTCGGCGATCTGACCGACCGCGAGACGGAGGTCCTGGTCCTGGTCGCCCAGGGCCTGTCGAACGCCGAGATCGCCTCGCACCTCGTCGTCGCCGAGTCCACCGTCAAGACCCACGTCAGCCGGGTCCTGGTCAAGCTCGGGCTCCGGGACCGCACCCAGGCGGCGGTCTTCGCCTACGAGGCCCGCCTGGTGACCCCGGGAGGCTGA
- a CDS encoding Crp/Fnr family transcriptional regulator, whose translation MDDVLRRAALFAALDDEQAAELRASMTEVTLARGDALFHEGDPGDRLYVVTEGKVKLHRTSPDGRENMLAVIGPGELIGELSLFDPGPRTATATALTELKLLALGHGDLQPWLNARPEVATALLRAVARRLRRTNDVMSDLVFSDVPGRVAKALLDLSRRFGVQSEEGIHVVHDLTQEELAQLVGASRETVNKALADFAGRGWLRLEARAVILLDVERLAKRSR comes from the coding sequence GTGGACGACGTTCTGCGGCGCGCGGCGCTTTTTGCGGCGCTCGACGATGAGCAGGCCGCTGAACTGCGCGCCTCGATGACCGAGGTCACGCTCGCGCGTGGCGACGCGCTGTTCCACGAGGGGGACCCCGGGGACCGGCTCTACGTCGTCACCGAGGGCAAGGTGAAGCTGCACCGCACCTCCCCCGACGGCCGCGAGAACATGCTCGCCGTCATCGGCCCCGGCGAGCTGATCGGCGAGCTGTCGCTCTTCGACCCCGGCCCCCGGACCGCCACGGCCACGGCGCTGACGGAGCTCAAGCTCCTGGCCCTGGGCCACGGCGACCTGCAGCCCTGGCTGAACGCCCGGCCCGAGGTCGCGACCGCGCTGCTGCGCGCCGTCGCGCGACGGCTGCGGCGTACCAACGACGTCATGTCGGACCTGGTCTTCTCGGACGTGCCCGGCCGGGTGGCCAAGGCGCTCCTCGACCTGTCGCGCCGGTTCGGCGTGCAGTCCGAAGAGGGCATCCACGTGGTGCACGACCTCACGCAGGAGGAGCTGGCACAGCTCGTCGGCGCCTCGCGCGAGACCGTCAACAAGGCGCTCGCCGACTTCGCCGGCCGTGGCTGGCTCCGCCTGGAGGCGCGCGCGGTGATCCTGCTCGACGTCGAGCGGCTCGCCAAGCGCAGCCGCTGA
- the nth gene encoding endonuclease III yields MSEQASLKPARKPESRIALVRRARRINRELAELYPYAHPELDFENPFQLLVATVLSAQTTDLRVNQTTPALFAAYPTPEDLAAAEPERLEELIRPTGFFRAKAKSLLGLSAALRDRYDGEVPGRLEDLVTLPGVGRKTANVVLGNAFNVPGITVDTHFGRLSRRFGWTTSEDPEKVEQEVGALFPKSEWTMLSHRVVFHGRRTCHSRKPACGACPIAPLCPSYGEGETDPEKAKKLLKYELGGAPGQRLQPPSDYPGDPAPALGAPAATAAMTQGSE; encoded by the coding sequence GTGAGCGAACAAGCTTCGCTCAAGCCCGCCAGAAAACCGGAATCCCGCATCGCTCTGGTCCGCCGGGCGCGGCGGATCAACCGTGAGCTCGCCGAGCTCTACCCGTACGCCCATCCGGAACTCGACTTCGAGAACCCGTTCCAGCTCCTCGTCGCCACCGTCCTGTCCGCGCAGACCACCGACCTGCGCGTGAACCAGACGACCCCCGCGCTCTTCGCCGCCTATCCGACCCCGGAGGACCTGGCGGCGGCCGAGCCGGAGCGGCTGGAGGAGCTGATCCGGCCGACCGGCTTCTTCCGCGCCAAGGCGAAGTCGCTGCTGGGCCTGTCGGCGGCACTGCGCGACCGGTACGACGGCGAGGTGCCGGGCCGGCTGGAGGACCTCGTCACGCTGCCGGGCGTGGGGCGGAAAACGGCAAATGTCGTCCTGGGCAATGCATTCAACGTCCCTGGAATCACTGTCGACACCCACTTCGGCCGGCTCTCCCGCCGCTTCGGCTGGACCACCTCCGAGGACCCGGAGAAGGTCGAGCAGGAGGTCGGCGCGCTCTTCCCGAAGAGCGAGTGGACGATGCTCTCGCACCGCGTGGTCTTCCACGGCCGCCGTACCTGCCACTCCCGCAAGCCGGCCTGCGGCGCCTGCCCGATCGCCCCGCTCTGCCCGTCGTACGGTGAGGGCGAGACCGACCCGGAGAAGGCGAAGAAGCTGCTGAAGTACGAGCTGGGCGGTGCCCCCGGCCAGCGCCTGCAGCCACCGTCCGACTACCCGGGCGACCCGGCTCCGGCGCTGGGCGCCCCGGCGGCCACCGCGGCCATGACGCAGGGGAGCGAATGA
- a CDS encoding CoA pyrophosphatase, which produces MTTTRGGEAAVSTQGLPQWLQPVARAAGDVLPEQLSRFLPPASGRGRQSAVLILFGEGEHGRDLLLMERATSLRSHAGQPSFPGGALDPEDGDPEGDGPLRAALREAEEETGLDPSGVQIFGVLPRLYIPVSEFVVTPVLGWWRTPSPVGAVDQAETARVFRVPVADLADPANRATMTHPSGFRGPAFLVEGAVVWGFTAGLIDKILHFAGWEQPWDRGRTVPLS; this is translated from the coding sequence ATGACGACGACACGTGGCGGCGAGGCGGCCGTTTCGACCCAGGGGCTGCCCCAGTGGCTGCAGCCGGTCGCCCGCGCGGCCGGCGATGTGCTCCCCGAGCAGCTCAGCCGCTTTCTGCCGCCCGCGTCCGGCCGGGGCCGGCAGTCGGCCGTGCTGATCCTCTTCGGTGAGGGCGAGCACGGCCGTGACCTGCTGCTGATGGAGCGCGCGACATCGCTGCGGTCGCACGCGGGCCAGCCGTCGTTCCCCGGCGGCGCCCTCGATCCCGAGGACGGCGACCCCGAGGGCGACGGCCCGCTGCGGGCGGCCCTGCGCGAGGCGGAGGAGGAGACCGGCCTGGACCCGTCGGGCGTGCAGATCTTCGGAGTGCTGCCGCGGCTCTACATCCCGGTCAGTGAGTTCGTCGTCACACCGGTGCTCGGCTGGTGGCGCACCCCCAGCCCGGTCGGCGCGGTGGACCAGGCCGAGACCGCCCGGGTCTTCCGGGTCCCCGTCGCGGATCTCGCCGACCCCGCCAATCGGGCGACGATGACCCATCCCAGTGGCTTCCGCGGCCCGGCGTTCCTGGTCGAGGGCGCGGTGGTCTGGGGTTTCACAGCCGGTCTGATCGACAAGATTCTGCACTTCGCGGGCTGGGAGCAGCCCTGGGACCGGGGCAGGACGGTGCCGCTCTCATAG
- a CDS encoding MarP family serine protease, translating to MNVLDLLLLLAAAWFAVVGYRQGFVVGVMSVIGFLGGGLAAVYLLPMIWDKVTDDSSPGSVAVVIAVVVVIVCASVGQAFTTHLGNKLRTQITWSPARALDAGGGALVNVAAMLLVAWLIGSALATTALPTIGREVRSSKVLLGVSRVVPQQADNWFTDFSSTLAQNGLPQVFSPFGSEPITSVPAPDPRLASSAVVNDARRSIVKVVGTAPSCGKVLEGTGFVFARDRVMTNAHVVGGVSEPTVQIGGEGRLYDARVVLYDWQRDIAVLEVPSLNAPVLNFTAGDAHSRDDAIVAGFPENGGFDVRAARVRGRIQANGPDIYHRGTVHRDVYSLFTKVRQGNSGGPLLTPDGRVAGVIFAKSLDDADTGYALTADEIRDDITAGRTADRQVDSQGCAL from the coding sequence ATGAACGTGCTGGACTTGTTGCTGTTGCTCGCGGCCGCGTGGTTCGCGGTCGTCGGTTACCGACAGGGATTCGTCGTCGGCGTCATGTCGGTGATCGGGTTCCTGGGCGGCGGCCTCGCAGCGGTCTACCTGCTGCCCATGATCTGGGACAAGGTCACCGACGACTCCTCGCCCGGGTCCGTGGCGGTGGTGATCGCCGTGGTCGTGGTGATCGTCTGCGCCTCGGTCGGCCAGGCCTTCACCACCCACCTGGGCAACAAGCTGCGCACCCAGATCACGTGGTCCCCGGCCCGTGCGCTGGACGCGGGCGGCGGCGCGCTGGTCAACGTCGCCGCGATGCTGCTCGTCGCCTGGCTGATCGGCTCCGCGCTGGCCACCACGGCGCTGCCGACGATAGGCCGCGAGGTGCGCTCCTCGAAGGTCCTGCTCGGCGTCTCCCGGGTCGTCCCGCAGCAGGCCGACAACTGGTTCACCGACTTCAGCTCCACACTCGCGCAGAACGGCCTCCCGCAGGTCTTCAGCCCGTTCGGCAGCGAACCGATCACCTCAGTGCCCGCGCCCGACCCCAGGCTCGCGAGCAGCGCGGTCGTCAACGACGCCCGCCGGAGCATCGTGAAGGTCGTCGGGACCGCGCCCAGCTGCGGCAAGGTGCTGGAGGGCACCGGCTTCGTCTTCGCCAGGGACCGGGTGATGACCAACGCCCACGTCGTCGGCGGGGTCAGCGAGCCCACCGTGCAGATCGGCGGCGAGGGCCGGCTCTACGACGCCCGCGTCGTCCTCTACGACTGGCAGCGCGACATCGCCGTCCTGGAGGTGCCGTCGCTGAACGCACCCGTGCTGAACTTCACCGCGGGCGACGCGCACAGCCGCGACGACGCGATCGTGGCGGGCTTCCCGGAGAACGGCGGCTTCGACGTCCGTGCGGCCCGGGTACGCGGCCGCATCCAGGCGAACGGCCCGGACATCTACCACCGGGGCACCGTGCACCGCGACGTCTACTCGCTGTTCACGAAGGTGCGCCAGGGCAACTCCGGCGGCCCGCTGCTGACCCCGGACGGCAGGGTGGCAGGCGTCATCTTCGCCAAGTCCCTCGACGACGCCGACACCGGCTACGCACTGAC